In Desulfovibrio sp. 86, the following proteins share a genomic window:
- the argF gene encoding ornithine carbamoyltransferase codes for MNRLQKRDFLKETDFTPEDLTYLLDLAANLKQAKKARREPKFLRDKNIVILFEKDSTRTRCSFEVAAYDQGANITYLGPSGSQMGKKESLADTARVLSRFYDGIEYRGFGQERVEALAEHASVPVWNGLTNEWHPTQLLADVLTMRECCPKPLNRQTMAYLGDARYNMGNSLMVGSALLGVDFRSVAPRALWTSDEVYEIACQIAQKTGARISRTESVEDGVRDCDFLSTDVWVSMGEPDDVWKERIELLTPYRITGDTMRLTGNDDCKFLHCLPSFHNRSTAVGEEIFQRFGIDCMEVNDEVFESPRNMAFEEAENRLHTIKAVMVATLAEEPLVFNK; via the coding sequence ATGAACAGACTGCAAAAAAGAGACTTTCTGAAGGAAACTGACTTCACGCCGGAAGATCTCACCTATCTGCTGGATCTGGCGGCCAACCTCAAGCAGGCCAAGAAAGCGCGCCGGGAGCCAAAGTTTTTGCGGGACAAAAACATTGTCATCCTGTTTGAAAAAGATTCCACCAGAACCCGCTGTTCCTTTGAAGTGGCTGCGTATGACCAGGGCGCGAACATAACCTATCTTGGACCTTCCGGCTCGCAGATGGGCAAAAAAGAGTCGCTGGCAGACACCGCCCGTGTGCTTTCCCGTTTTTATGACGGCATCGAATACCGCGGCTTTGGCCAGGAAAGGGTTGAAGCGCTGGCCGAACATGCTTCTGTGCCGGTGTGGAACGGGCTGACCAATGAATGGCACCCCACACAGCTTCTGGCGGACGTACTGACCATGCGCGAATGCTGCCCCAAGCCGCTGAACCGTCAGACCATGGCCTATCTCGGCGACGCGCGCTATAATATGGGCAATTCGCTTATGGTTGGCTCTGCCCTGCTGGGCGTGGACTTTCGTTCTGTGGCCCCTCGGGCGCTGTGGACCTCTGACGAGGTGTATGAGATAGCCTGCCAGATCGCCCAAAAAACCGGGGCCCGTATCAGCCGCACAGAGAGCGTGGAAGATGGCGTTCGCGACTGCGACTTTCTGTCAACGGACGTATGGGTCTCCATGGGCGAACCCGACGACGTGTGGAAAGAGCGCATAGAACTGCTCACCCCCTACCGCATCACTGGCGACACCATGCGCCTGACGGGCAATGACGACTGCAAGTTTCTGCATTGCCTGCCAAGCTTCCACAACCGCAGCACGGCCGTTGGCGAAGAAATCTTCCAGCGGTTCGGCATTGATTGCATGGAAGTCAACGACGAGGTTTTTGAATCGCCGCGCAATATGGCCTTTGAAGAGGCGGAAAACCGCCTGCACACCATCAAGGCCGTGATGGTGGCCACCCTGGCTGAAGAGCCGCTTGTTTTCAACAAGTAA
- a CDS encoding N-acetyltransferase, producing the protein MPIAIPRSGADDRPIVPDVCISDLSKLVIRSATVEDVHGMSALINQYASANVMLARGPQYLYQHIQDYMVATAPAADGGRDVIVACGAVHVLWADLGEIRSVAVHPSCQGQGFGKRLVSMLVERCRSLALPRVFVFTLVPDFFAKCGFKEFDRDDMPPSVWVECSKCPKFYCCDEIAMLLPL; encoded by the coding sequence ATGCCCATCGCCATTCCGCGCTCAGGCGCTGATGATAGGCCCATTGTTCCCGATGTCTGCATAAGCGACCTTTCAAAGCTGGTCATCCGGTCCGCTACGGTCGAGGATGTGCACGGCATGTCGGCGCTTATCAACCAGTATGCTTCAGCTAACGTCATGCTGGCCCGTGGCCCCCAGTACCTGTACCAGCACATACAGGACTACATGGTGGCCACAGCTCCCGCAGCGGACGGCGGCCGCGATGTCATCGTGGCCTGTGGCGCCGTGCACGTTCTCTGGGCCGACCTGGGCGAAATCCGCTCTGTGGCGGTGCATCCGTCCTGCCAGGGACAGGGTTTTGGCAAGCGCCTTGTGTCAATGCTGGTGGAGCGTTGCCGCAGCCTTGCACTGCCGAGGGTCTTTGTTTTTACTCTCGTGCCGGACTTCTTCGCCAAATGCGGCTTCAAGGAATTTGACAGGGACGACATGCCCCCAAGCGTTTGGGTCGAATGCAGCAAATGCCCCAAATTCTACTGCTGTGACGAAATAGCCATGCTTCTGCCGCTATGA
- a CDS encoding sensor domain-containing diguanylate cyclase: MYRSKQQIKRIYAIAFLVGGLFLVCSLMLLRHATRQIEQINIIHLYETTTQLRILLQRQLAQNFQTLHGLATTVSYMPQQKTLPLHKEISNNSNFTHIGLIAPSGRGDVADAQGVVAHDVDFSEEDSFRTALAGGAALSPPRKNPFGPGQVIYCTVPVPSDEHVSHVLIGLTRAEVFLNILSTPLFNAKGFAGLIDAQGHFILSSDLGPASGVESIFDLGHMNEADQHDALNKLTQGHRHYFLYHDENKQYLAAFDPIQNNNWFLFCAVPLDALDLVSPLLLYGGGIVTILALICFLFLAWRVYRLTEWRDRQLHKLAFVDPVTGGINSHRLQLEAAELLQKNPETIFAIWLADIKNFKFYNKMLGGEAGDKELRRIARILEKNCRGPLARCCHITGDTFAGIMPFTGHENMVATFAQTASEIESGAHQPSNGFSLHLYAGIYTTDTIEEEELPFMEMLNRASIALLVAKTAEESTFRFYTEDICEHALNFCN, from the coding sequence ATGTACAGAAGCAAGCAGCAGATTAAACGCATCTACGCCATAGCCTTTCTTGTCGGCGGCCTTTTCCTTGTCTGCAGCCTCATGCTGCTGCGGCACGCGACCAGGCAAATCGAACAGATAAACATAATACACCTGTATGAAACCACAACGCAGTTGCGAATACTACTGCAACGCCAGTTGGCGCAAAATTTTCAGACCCTTCACGGGCTCGCCACCACGGTCAGCTACATGCCGCAGCAAAAAACGCTTCCGCTGCATAAAGAAATCAGCAACAACAGCAACTTTACCCACATCGGACTCATCGCGCCCTCGGGTCGGGGCGATGTGGCTGATGCGCAGGGCGTTGTCGCCCACGACGTGGACTTTTCCGAAGAGGATTCGTTTCGCACGGCCCTCGCGGGAGGAGCGGCGCTCTCCCCTCCGCGCAAAAATCCCTTCGGCCCAGGTCAGGTGATCTATTGCACGGTGCCCGTGCCCAGTGATGAGCACGTCAGCCATGTGCTGATCGGGCTGACCAGGGCGGAAGTTTTTTTAAACATTCTCAGCACGCCCCTTTTCAATGCCAAAGGCTTTGCGGGGCTGATTGACGCGCAGGGGCATTTTATTCTGTCCTCAGACCTTGGCCCCGCCAGCGGCGTGGAGAGCATTTTTGACCTTGGCCATATGAATGAGGCCGACCAGCATGACGCTTTGAACAAGCTGACTCAGGGGCATAGACACTATTTTTTGTATCATGATGAAAACAAGCAGTACCTGGCGGCGTTTGACCCCATTCAGAACAACAACTGGTTTCTTTTCTGCGCGGTGCCGCTGGACGCGCTGGATCTCGTCTCTCCCCTGCTGCTGTATGGTGGAGGCATTGTCACCATTCTGGCGCTGATCTGCTTTCTCTTCCTGGCCTGGCGCGTATACCGGCTGACCGAGTGGCGCGACCGCCAACTGCACAAGCTGGCTTTTGTTGACCCTGTAACCGGCGGTATCAACAGTCATCGGCTGCAACTGGAAGCAGCGGAACTTTTGCAAAAAAACCCGGAAACGATCTTTGCCATTTGGCTGGCAGACATAAAGAATTTCAAATTTTACAACAAAATGCTCGGGGGCGAGGCGGGCGACAAAGAATTGCGGCGTATCGCGCGCATACTTGAAAAAAACTGCCGTGGCCCGCTTGCCCGCTGCTGCCACATCACGGGCGATACTTTTGCCGGAATTATGCCTTTTACAGGCCATGAAAACATGGTCGCCACCTTCGCTCAAACCGCCAGCGAGATAGAGAGCGGCGCACACCAGCCCTCCAATGGTTTTTCCCTTCACCTGTATGCGGGCATTTACACGACAGATACCATTGAGGAAGAAGAGCTGCCCTTTATGGAAATGCTAAACAGAGCCAGCATCGCCCTGCTTGTGGCAAAAACTGCGGAAGAAAGCACTTTTCGCTTTTATACTGAAGATATCTGCGAGCATGCCCTGAATTTCTGCAACTAG
- the sdhA gene encoding 8-methylmenaquinol:fumarate reductase flavoprotein subunit — MTQQFTRRKFLQSACITLSALTVSASGLDKALAAVTGVGPMATCDILIIGSGGAGLRAAVAAMKKNPKLNVVVVSKCMPSRNATCMAEGGINGVTDFSKGDSYDLHCYDTVKGGDYLVDQDATLKFCEQAGPTILELDYLGMPFSRTEDGRVKARPFGGASKVRCNYSADKTGHIVAHVCLDEALTHGVKFLMDYELLDLGVDSGRCEGAVLRNIRTGEIAPVRAKAVVLATGGYTRIFWNRTSTPYIATGDGVAAALRAGVPFADPEMIQFHPTGVVHGGVLITEAARGEGGYLLNNKGERFMKNYAAAKMELAPRDIVARAIETEIREGRGYGHGLESYVLLDLVHLGRNKIINDLPQIRHVGKLFENIDLVDKPMIIRPTAHYSMGGIAVSKFDDMSTPMPGLFTAGEASCVSIHGANRLGGNSLADAVVTGKIAGNGAAAYATTADQSAGKGLADLTDQWQSRFRNVTSGGDAKDLYALREEMGAQLWDNMGIFRTEAKLASLAGTLDEMRARYDALRVPNANPVFNSVFTEYVELGNMLQLAQAACLAATERKESRGAHTREDYPKRDDANYLKHSMVTMDEGGKLHMGWKDVQITKFKPEERKY, encoded by the coding sequence ATGACGCAACAGTTTACCCGCAGAAAATTTCTGCAATCGGCCTGTATCACCCTCAGTGCGCTGACGGTGAGCGCCAGCGGCCTTGACAAGGCCCTGGCTGCCGTTACTGGTGTTGGCCCCATGGCCACATGTGACATCCTTATAATCGGCTCGGGCGGTGCGGGATTGCGCGCCGCTGTGGCCGCCATGAAAAAAAATCCCAAGCTCAACGTGGTGGTGGTCAGCAAATGCATGCCCTCCCGCAATGCCACCTGTATGGCCGAAGGCGGCATCAACGGGGTTACGGATTTCAGCAAGGGCGATTCCTACGATCTGCACTGCTATGACACCGTCAAAGGCGGCGACTACCTTGTGGACCAGGATGCCACGCTCAAGTTCTGCGAGCAGGCCGGCCCCACGATCCTGGAACTGGACTACCTGGGCATGCCTTTCTCTCGCACGGAAGACGGCAGGGTAAAGGCCCGGCCGTTTGGCGGCGCGTCCAAGGTGCGCTGCAACTATTCCGCCGACAAGACGGGCCATATTGTGGCCCATGTCTGTCTGGACGAGGCCCTGACCCATGGCGTGAAGTTCCTCATGGATTACGAACTGCTGGATCTTGGCGTTGACAGCGGCCGTTGCGAAGGCGCGGTGCTGCGCAACATCCGTACCGGAGAAATCGCCCCGGTGCGCGCCAAGGCCGTGGTGCTGGCCACGGGTGGATATACCCGCATCTTCTGGAACCGCACGTCCACCCCGTACATCGCCACCGGCGACGGCGTGGCGGCGGCCCTGCGCGCAGGCGTGCCTTTCGCGGATCCGGAAATGATCCAGTTCCACCCCACGGGCGTGGTGCACGGCGGCGTGCTTATCACCGAGGCGGCGCGTGGAGAGGGCGGCTATCTGCTCAACAACAAGGGCGAGCGCTTCATGAAAAACTATGCGGCGGCCAAGATGGAACTGGCCCCGCGCGACATCGTGGCCCGCGCCATTGAAACCGAAATCCGCGAAGGCCGTGGCTATGGCCATGGGCTGGAATCCTATGTGCTGCTGGATCTCGTGCATCTGGGCAGGAACAAGATCATCAATGACCTTCCCCAGATCCGCCACGTCGGCAAGCTGTTTGAAAACATAGATCTTGTGGACAAGCCCATGATCATCCGCCCCACGGCGCACTATTCCATGGGCGGTATTGCCGTGTCCAAGTTTGACGACATGTCCACCCCCATGCCCGGCCTGTTTACCGCTGGCGAGGCTTCCTGCGTGTCCATCCACGGCGCCAACCGCCTGGGCGGCAACTCTCTGGCCGATGCGGTGGTGACAGGAAAGATCGCCGGAAACGGCGCTGCCGCCTATGCGACCACGGCTGATCAGAGTGCGGGCAAGGGCCTGGCCGATCTGACGGACCAGTGGCAGAGCCGCTTCAGGAATGTCACAAGCGGAGGCGACGCCAAGGATCTGTATGCCCTGCGCGAAGAAATGGGCGCACAGCTCTGGGACAACATGGGCATCTTCCGTACCGAGGCCAAGCTTGCCTCTCTGGCTGGCACCTTGGACGAGATGCGCGCGCGCTATGATGCCCTGCGCGTGCCCAACGCCAACCCTGTCTTCAACTCCGTGTTCACGGAATACGTGGAGCTGGGGAATATGCTGCAACTGGCCCAGGCCGCCTGCCTTGCCGCCACAGAACGCAAAGAATCCCGTGGCGCCCACACGCGCGAGGACTATCCCAAGCGTGATGACGCCAACTACCTCAAGCACAGCATGGTCACCATGGATGAGGGCGGCAAGCTGCACATGGGCTGGAAAGATGTGCAAATCACCAAATTCAAGCCTGAGGAGCGGAAATACTGA
- the sdhB gene encoding 8-methylmenaquinol:fumarate reductase iron-sulfur subunit, producing the protein MATLIIDRFDGKKHYEQAYTLATDDVAGKTVLNTLLFIKQTQDPTLNFTASCRCAICGACGVRVNGHAILACDTKMDDLMKTYGTDTFRISPLANFKVISDLVVDWEPAVDNLRKIHPGMVAKSEFSEKEGCRQTQAEFDRIKKQWDCIICGCCASECNKLTADNRDYMEPFVFTHAWRVANDSRTKDPLLHGKPSVAGGLWNCVHCQECANRCPKGISSADDIAAMRAMVMSKGMTEGVGPAHAKSFYTDLVDDSGRLNEVRLALRTEGVSTLSRAGMAITLLRQGKMNPLEVFGGETIEGHDALVKMIEAAHAAAKE; encoded by the coding sequence ATGGCTACCCTTATTATTGACCGCTTTGACGGCAAAAAACACTATGAGCAGGCCTACACCCTTGCCACCGACGATGTGGCGGGCAAGACGGTGCTCAATACCCTGTTGTTCATCAAGCAGACCCAGGACCCCACGCTGAATTTCACGGCGTCCTGTCGTTGCGCCATTTGCGGCGCGTGCGGCGTGAGGGTCAACGGCCATGCCATTCTGGCCTGCGACACCAAGATGGACGACCTCATGAAAACCTATGGCACGGATACGTTCCGCATTTCGCCCCTGGCCAATTTCAAGGTCATTTCAGACCTGGTGGTGGACTGGGAACCCGCGGTGGACAACCTGCGTAAAATCCATCCCGGCATGGTGGCCAAGTCCGAATTCTCCGAGAAGGAAGGCTGCCGCCAGACCCAGGCGGAATTTGACCGCATCAAGAAGCAGTGGGACTGCATCATCTGCGGCTGCTGTGCTTCGGAGTGCAACAAGCTCACCGCCGACAACCGCGACTATATGGAACCCTTCGTGTTCACGCACGCCTGGCGTGTGGCCAATGACTCGCGCACCAAGGATCCCCTGCTGCACGGCAAGCCTTCTGTGGCTGGCGGCCTGTGGAACTGCGTGCACTGTCAGGAATGCGCCAACCGTTGCCCCAAGGGCATCAGCTCCGCCGACGACATCGCGGCCATGCGCGCCATGGTCATGTCCAAGGGCATGACCGAGGGCGTTGGCCCCGCCCATGCCAAGTCCTTCTATACGGACCTGGTGGACGATTCCGGCAGGCTTAATGAAGTGCGGCTTGCCCTGCGCACCGAGGGCGTCAGCACCCTGAGCAGAGCGGGCATGGCCATCACCCTGCTGCGGCAGGGCAAGATGAATCCGCTGGAAGTGTTCGGCGGCGAAACCATTGAGGGGCACGATGCCCTTGTGAAGATG